In the Zingiber officinale cultivar Zhangliang chromosome 5A, Zo_v1.1, whole genome shotgun sequence genome, GGAAGCACTCGGGCAAGCAGCCCAAAAGCCAACATCCCTTGATTGCTAGTcttatttggagaaaaaaattctacaaatatatcataattGAGAATCgaactataaatatttaaatgatAACTAAATATCCTTCCACTATACCTTAATCCCAAGATACAGCAGTCCAAAAATCCAATGTTCCTTCGTGCGCACTTcacttaaagaaaaaaaattcttaactgGATTATAATTTAAATATCATACTGTGTGTGTTGGGGGGATTCTGTATGAGGTTGTTTAAAACTTAGATGGTaggggaaatatatatatatatccgggAAAAGCACGTGACCAAAATGATTTTGTTTTCccagaaaaaaaaagggaaaaaaaaaaagaagatataaTAGCGTTTGATTGTCCCTTGCCGCCCTCCCCCACGACGCGCGCGCCCTTTCCTTTTCCTTGCCCTAATTCCTCGCCGCAGCGATAGAAACCACATCTCCGCACAGTTACTAGCGTCGACTCCACATCTCGGCTAGGCTTCTCCTCCGCCGAAGAGAATCCCTAGTGCCAGAGAGGTCATCGACTCTTCTCCAGCCTCGTTGACTCAGGCAACTACTTGTTCTCTTGCAAAGATAGACTCTGGCGCTGTTTTTCTAGGGTATCCTTCCATTGTTATCTCCACCTCCACTGGCATCTCCCCTCGCCGCCATGCCATCATCGGCTACTTCCGATCCTCCCCCCTCACCGTCCATCAACACCGCCGCGCCTGCTACTGGAGACGATCTCCAGCCTTTCTTCGTTCTCCATAAAGCATTGTCACGTAACCCCGAGAAGAAAGTTCCTGCATCCGCTAAGAGAAAGATTGATCTATCTACTTCTTCGCCGACATCGGCGGACAAGTTGGCAGTCGGACCAAATCATGCGATCTACGAGCAGTTACGCCTCGACGCATTCAACATAGTATGGTCTAAGATCGATTCTACCATTAATGAGGTTCTGAGGCAAATCAATGTCAGCGTGTTTGATGAAGTGCACAAATGGGTTCTCGAATCATTTTCAATCATCAAGTCCTGCTACCTTACCAGTGCACTTGAAATTCACAGCCACTATCCACTTGGAAACGATGTCATCTGCAAACAGATACCTACTGCAATGTTGTTAACAAGTAAGTGCTCATTATTTTGGTTGCTTTTTTTCCTCTCTATTGTTGACTGCTAATCAAACTATGCTTACAGAGAATGCTGAATTTGTTGATTATCTGTTGACTTTCCAAGAGCTTAGAGACTACTTGAAATCTATGGGCTTCCACGTTGCTAACCTCTCAGCACTCGATTTCTCTGCTAAATATGGTATTGCTGGTTGTTTAAGAAGTTTGCTGAGGCAATTAGTTATGATGACTCCTGATGTGGCTGATTTCTCTGTACTATTCTCTTGGTACTCTGAGCCGGACAATTATGATCACCCAATCATAATTGCAATCGATGACATGGAGCGATGCAGTGGCTTAGTACTTGCCGATTTCATAAGGATGCTCAGTGACTGGGTGAGCAAGCTTCCTGTCATATTTGTAATGGGAGCAGCCTCTTCTAACACCTCTAGGAAGTTTCTTCCTTCAGATGCTCTGCAGCACTTGCAACCTTGTGAGTTCACATTAGCATCCCCCTTCCAAAGAATGAATGCTTTAGTGGAAGCTGTCCTTGTAAAATCGTGCTGCGGGTTCACCATTGGCCATGAAGTTGCAGTCTTTCTAAGGAATTATTTCCTTGGACATGATGCGACAATCACTTCCTTTATAAAGGCTCTAAAGCTTGCTTGCGCTGAACACTTCTCTATGGAGACTATGAGTTTTTTGGTTGTTCACATGCTTGATGTAAATTATGAGGTTTCCTTGCTTGGAAAGTGCAAATTACTGCCTGTGTCTGTTCTTACGCATGCTTTTGATCTTCCGTCCTGTAAAAGAGAAAAAGATAGTGAGAGCAGCAGTGATGCCCTCGCAACGGGGTTATCTGAGCTTAGGAGGCTTCTGAAGAATTGGGCTTCAGTTATCCTGTGTTTATATGAGGTTGGAAAGCTAAAGAAAATGCAACTGCTAGATATTTTCTGCGAAGCTACTGACTCAAGACTGAGCAGGCTGAGGTCTTCAAACAATAAATTGGGTAGAGTTTCATCGAATAGCAAGAATCTGATTGATGGGAGGTTAGCTTCTAATGGACATTCTATTTCTCAATTAATACACACAGTAAGAGAACTACCTGTAGCATCTCTATGTAAGGTGCTTGACTTATGGAGTATCCACACTGAGGAGATGGACGAGATTCATAGCAAAATCCAAGAACTCCATTTGATGGTACAATCTACAAAGAGTTGCACAGACTTCCA is a window encoding:
- the LOC121982005 gene encoding origin of replication complex subunit 3-like codes for the protein MPSSATSDPPPSPSINTAAPATGDDLQPFFVLHKALSRNPEKKVPASAKRKIDLSTSSPTSADKLAVGPNHAIYEQLRLDAFNIVWSKIDSTINEVLRQINVSVFDEVHKWVLESFSIIKSCYLTSALEIHSHYPLGNDVICKQIPTAMLLTKNAEFVDYLLTFQELRDYLKSMGFHVANLSALDFSAKYGIAGCLRSLLRQLVMMTPDVADFSVLFSWYSEPDNYDHPIIIAIDDMERCSGLVLADFIRMLSDWVSKLPVIFVMGAASSNTSRKFLPSDALQHLQPCEFTLASPFQRMNALVEAVLVKSCCGFTIGHEVAVFLRNYFLGHDATITSFIKALKLACAEHFSMETMSFLVVHMLDVNYEVSLLGKCKLLPVSVLTHAFDLPSCKREKDSESSSDALATGLSELRRLLKNWASVILCLYEVGKLKKMQLLDIFCEATDSRLSRLRSSNNKLGRVSSNSKNLIDGRLASNGHSISQLIHTVRELPVASLCKVLDLWSIHTEEMDEIHSKIQELHLMVQSTKSCTDFQEKQIDCHRMKNSSGVGKTSFSGNDKAAALLDDMVRKFLIPVESRRFHEVVCFRDVGTLRTALIGNPRREIQVNLLKSNSYIRCGCCSSSDNALSPTMHDSSVMYNLAQEYGDLINLRDWYHAFRETVLRGRNNLKCRSPVSKKARLASESEASIQARFCSAVIELQITGLLRMPSKRRPDFVQRIAFGL